In Chryseobacterium gleum, a single genomic region encodes these proteins:
- a CDS encoding zinc metallopeptidase, with the protein MVGYYIIIGISMLVSWWVSSRLKSKFEYYSNVRLRNGLSGKEVAEKMLRDNGINDVQVISVPGQLTDHYNPADKTVNLSEAVYMQRNAAAAAVAAHECGHAVQHAVGYSMLNLRSKLVPIVNISSNLMQFVLIAGIAVMAASRTIENPNGNTTVLAIGVAMFAVTTLFAFVTLPVEYDASNRAMKWLKDTGTVTAEEFVGVQDSLKWAARTYVVAALGSLAQLLYWASLLLGGRRD; encoded by the coding sequence ATGGTGGGTTATTATATCATTATTGGTATTTCAATGTTGGTGAGCTGGTGGGTTTCTTCCAGATTGAAATCGAAATTTGAATATTATTCCAATGTACGCCTTCGAAATGGCCTTTCGGGGAAAGAAGTAGCGGAAAAGATGTTGAGAGATAACGGGATAAATGATGTTCAGGTAATATCAGTACCCGGGCAGTTGACGGACCACTATAATCCGGCAGATAAAACAGTTAACCTTTCTGAGGCAGTTTATATGCAGAGAAACGCAGCGGCAGCGGCAGTAGCAGCTCACGAATGCGGCCATGCAGTACAACACGCGGTAGGATATTCTATGTTGAATTTACGTTCAAAACTGGTTCCTATTGTTAATATAAGTTCCAATCTGATGCAGTTTGTTCTGATTGCGGGCATCGCAGTAATGGCAGCATCAAGAACAATTGAGAATCCCAATGGAAATACGACCGTTCTTGCCATCGGAGTTGCCATGTTTGCTGTGACAACGCTTTTTGCTTTTGTAACACTTCCGGTGGAATATGATGCGAGTAACAGAGCGATGAAATGGCTTAAAGATACAGGAACAGTAACTGCAGAAGAATTTGTTGGGGTACAGGACAGTTTGAAATGGGCGGCGAGAACCTATGTGGTAGCTGCTTTAGGGTCACTGGCACAGCTTCTGTACTGGGCATCTTTGCTCCTTGGAGGAAGAAGGGATTAA
- the ribD gene encoding bifunctional diaminohydroxyphosphoribosylaminopyrimidine deaminase/5-amino-6-(5-phosphoribosylamino)uracil reductase RibD: MNNDELYIKRCIELAQKALGKTYPNPLVGSVIVHNGEIIGEGYHHKAGENHAEINAINSVKNKDLIPESTIYVSLEPCAHYGKTPPCALKIRELGFKKVVIGAMDSHDKVNGKGKKIIQEAGIEAVSGILEKECIELNKRFFTYHEKKRPYIILKWAESGDGFLDKDFKPTAVSNTLVNQFVHQLRADEHAILVGTQTALNDNPSLTVRNAEGVNPVRILIDFDLKVPAHFNIYNNDAKTLVLNSVKEGIENHIQFIKINKDDFLPELMKALYKEQIQSIIIEGGRFTLQQFIDANLWDEAIVIKNENLKLENGTKAPEFNYTADRLENFRDNTVSFYRQK; this comes from the coding sequence ATGAACAACGACGAACTTTATATCAAAAGATGCATAGAACTGGCCCAAAAAGCACTCGGTAAAACATACCCCAATCCTCTTGTAGGGAGTGTGATTGTCCACAACGGGGAAATTATTGGTGAAGGATACCATCATAAGGCAGGGGAAAACCATGCTGAAATCAATGCCATCAATTCAGTTAAAAATAAGGATCTTATCCCGGAATCAACAATTTATGTATCCCTGGAGCCTTGTGCGCATTACGGAAAAACTCCACCTTGTGCTTTAAAAATTAGAGAACTCGGATTTAAAAAGGTGGTGATCGGAGCGATGGATTCTCATGATAAAGTGAACGGCAAAGGAAAAAAAATTATTCAGGAGGCAGGCATTGAAGCCGTTTCAGGAATTCTGGAAAAAGAATGTATCGAACTCAACAAAAGATTTTTCACTTATCACGAAAAGAAAAGGCCTTATATCATTTTAAAATGGGCAGAATCCGGTGATGGATTTCTGGATAAGGATTTTAAACCAACTGCTGTTTCCAACACCCTTGTGAATCAATTTGTTCATCAACTGAGAGCCGATGAACATGCTATTTTAGTAGGAACACAAACCGCTTTGAATGATAATCCTAGCCTTACCGTAAGAAATGCAGAAGGAGTGAACCCAGTAAGAATTTTAATCGACTTTGACTTAAAAGTTCCGGCTCATTTCAACATTTACAACAATGACGCAAAAACTCTGGTTTTAAACTCGGTAAAAGAAGGCATTGAAAATCATATCCAGTTCATTAAGATCAACAAGGATGATTTTCTACCGGAATTAATGAAAGCATTGTACAAAGAACAGATACAGTCCATCATCATTGAAGGCGGTCGCTTTACACTCCAACAGTTTATCGATGCCAACCTCTGGGATGAAGCCATAGTAATTAAAAATGAAAACCTTAAACTGGAAAACGGAACAAAGGCACCTGAATTTAATTACACAGCCGATAGACTTGAAAATTTCAGAGATAATACCGTCTCATTTTACAGACAAAAATAA
- a CDS encoding DUF349 domain-containing protein: MTTENNLSENEEKKNPNEVSQDTSENAVSHDANPHEDDAEHLEEHEEEEISLADALKEMEKIINTPNAGENFKRFNQLKEKASHYIHDEVEDKKHEYIEAGNAAENFSYEHPSQAKYSALVNIFKEKHDDFQKGQEEEQKKNLEHRQNIIERLKNLYTSSEPGINLFKSIREIKEDWSKAGQVAKSEFKILNNNYFHHLNQFYQMLDLNKEFLEQEYSHNLEKREHIIARAKELENEPVIQKALNELQYLHKLWKEEAEPVAEEFREKTWEEFKEISNKIHERKSELSASIEKEQNENLEKKNQIIAEIKKLSEPSETPNHNYWQNAIKRVEDLRSDFLKTGSVPRKLSNQNWNDFKTTLRAFNTTKNNYYKSLKGSQQANLEEKLKLIQTAQDNMNNEEWDISVPLFKKLQEDWKKIGHVPKSMTNKIWDEFRDACNAFFNNYREKSNTSTDNWKENYKNKKALLDELKEVSNDEGSIERIEQIKTSWNNIGKVPRDKISINSEFNKTLREKLKINKINELELKEEGLSENQLTDKARKIKNQISDLEAEIVKLENNLSFFNKPSRENPLLKDTYNTIDEKKAHLETLKQNLHNIISGE; this comes from the coding sequence ATGACTACAGAAAACAATCTTTCTGAAAACGAAGAAAAGAAAAATCCTAACGAAGTATCTCAGGACACATCAGAAAACGCGGTTTCTCATGATGCAAACCCGCATGAAGATGATGCAGAACACCTGGAAGAACATGAAGAGGAAGAGATCTCTCTTGCCGATGCTTTAAAGGAAATGGAAAAAATCATCAACACTCCTAATGCCGGTGAAAACTTCAAAAGATTCAACCAACTGAAGGAAAAAGCAAGTCATTACATCCATGATGAAGTGGAGGACAAAAAGCACGAATACATAGAAGCCGGAAACGCTGCTGAAAATTTCAGCTACGAACACCCTTCTCAGGCTAAGTATTCTGCATTAGTCAATATTTTCAAGGAAAAACATGACGACTTCCAGAAAGGACAGGAAGAAGAACAGAAGAAAAACCTTGAACACCGCCAGAATATTATTGAAAGACTTAAAAATCTTTATACCAGCTCGGAGCCGGGAATCAATCTTTTCAAATCCATCCGTGAGATAAAAGAAGACTGGTCAAAGGCCGGACAGGTTGCAAAATCTGAATTTAAAATTCTTAATAATAACTATTTCCATCACCTGAATCAGTTCTACCAGATGCTGGATCTGAACAAAGAATTTCTGGAGCAGGAATACAGCCATAACCTGGAAAAAAGAGAGCATATCATTGCCCGTGCCAAAGAACTGGAAAACGAACCGGTAATCCAGAAAGCACTGAATGAACTTCAATACCTTCATAAACTCTGGAAAGAAGAAGCTGAACCCGTTGCAGAAGAATTCCGTGAAAAAACATGGGAAGAATTCAAAGAAATCTCTAACAAAATTCACGAAAGGAAATCTGAACTTTCTGCTTCTATTGAAAAAGAACAGAACGAAAACCTTGAAAAGAAGAATCAGATCATTGCTGAAATCAAAAAACTATCCGAGCCTTCAGAAACACCTAACCACAATTACTGGCAAAATGCCATCAAAAGAGTGGAAGACCTGCGATCTGACTTTTTGAAAACAGGAAGTGTTCCAAGAAAACTTTCCAACCAGAACTGGAATGACTTCAAAACAACACTAAGAGCTTTTAATACAACGAAAAACAATTATTATAAATCGTTGAAAGGATCTCAGCAAGCCAATCTTGAAGAAAAACTGAAATTGATTCAGACCGCTCAGGACAATATGAACAATGAGGAATGGGATATCTCGGTACCTCTATTCAAAAAGCTTCAGGAAGACTGGAAAAAAATTGGTCACGTACCAAAAAGCATGACCAATAAGATCTGGGATGAGTTCCGTGATGCATGTAACGCATTCTTCAACAATTACAGAGAGAAAAGCAATACTTCAACCGACAACTGGAAGGAGAACTATAAAAACAAAAAAGCTCTTCTTGATGAACTGAAGGAAGTTTCCAATGACGAAGGAAGCATCGAAAGAATTGAGCAGATCAAAACTTCATGGAATAATATCGGAAAAGTTCCAAGAGATAAAATTTCAATCAACTCTGAATTCAATAAAACATTAAGAGAGAAATTGAAAATAAACAAGATCAATGAGCTTGAGCTGAAAGAAGAAGGCTTATCTGAAAATCAGCTTACCGACAAAGCGAGAAAGATCAAAAATCAGATCTCTGATCTTGAAGCAGAAATCGTGAAGCTGGAAAACAACCTTTCTTTCTTCAACAAGCCGTCAAGAGAAAATCCTCTTTTAAAGGATACTTACAATACCATTGATGAGAAAAAAGCTCATCTGGAAACGTTAAAACAAAATCTCCACAACATTATCAGCGGAGAATAA
- a CDS encoding IMPACT family protein, which yields MTFEYKTIEKPIENTLLKEKGSKFIGFAYPVNNEKELKAALEKIREEHPKATHHCYAFRMGLNGENYRANDDGEPSGSAGLPIYNQLLANEITNVLVIVVRYYGGTKLGVSGLVKTYKESAKITLEEANIITRELETEIEIRFNFNQQNTIFTLLSKFDAKVLNFDANENCILTASLKLAQKESISEKLSEMQYVSFEFND from the coding sequence ATGACGTTTGAGTACAAAACCATAGAAAAACCCATAGAAAACACTCTTTTAAAAGAAAAAGGAAGCAAGTTTATCGGATTTGCTTACCCGGTAAATAATGAAAAAGAGTTAAAGGCAGCTTTGGAAAAGATCAGGGAAGAACATCCGAAAGCGACCCACCATTGCTATGCTTTCAGAATGGGATTGAATGGTGAAAACTATCGGGCCAATGATGACGGCGAACCTTCCGGAAGTGCCGGGTTACCTATTTACAACCAATTATTGGCCAATGAAATTACGAATGTACTTGTAATTGTTGTTCGTTATTATGGAGGAACCAAACTGGGAGTTTCCGGACTGGTAAAAACTTACAAAGAATCTGCGAAGATTACATTGGAGGAAGCCAATATTATTACCCGTGAGCTGGAAACAGAAATTGAGATCCGGTTTAATTTCAATCAACAGAACACTATTTTCACCCTGCTTTCAAAATTTGACGCCAAAGTCCTGAATTTCGACGCCAATGAAAACTGTATCCTTACCGCATCACTGAAACTAGCCCAAAAAGAAAGCATCTCGGAAAAACTTTCCGAGATGCAGTATGTTTCATTTGAATTTAACGATTAA